The genomic region TCTGATTTAGGGACTAGTACCTGGATAAATCTTTATAAAAAGAATGAAATCATACTTTTGAGGCCTACCATGATGTGTATTGCAGTCTTTTGATTGGCCATGCAAAATCGTCAAAAAAATAATGAAACGGATATACAGTCTATACTTGGTATCGCTCCAAAAGCTCTTTACGATTCGCAACCTTTAGTTTACTGTAGATATTTGTAATATGGGTCTTGACCGTGCTTAGGCTTATAAAAAGTTCGTTGGCAATTTCTTTATTGCTTTTACCTTCTAAAATGAGTGCCCTGATATTCTGCTCTTGCCTGCTTAAATTGGCTACGAGTGCATTTTGTTTTCTTTTTAATCGATATACAAATAGCGAAAGTACAACTGTGATTATTACTAAAATAAGGATAATGGCTTTGCTCCATTGATATTTTTGCACTACCACTTTTTGGGTCAAGTAGGCCAACCGTCTGGATAAAAACCGATATTCCGCAGGTTGCATATCGCTTTCTTCCAATTCGGCCAGAAGGGCCAAATAATAATTGGGATTTTCGGCGATATCCTTATCCAATAATCCCTTTTTGGCCAATTGATCGATACCGATAAGCTTTACCAATAATATTTTGAGCGAATCCTTGGTGTAGGATTTTAACTTTGCAGCATATGCCTCCGAAATAGTGTCTTCGGTATTTTTTTCCTTTTCCAATGCCCATTGGAACTTCTGCATCTTCTGCCACTCTGCATCGGCAGGACTGGAACTTCTATATTTACCCAACAGTTTTTTGGATTTTGGAAAATATATCTTGTCCGATTTGGAAAGAATAAAATCGGTTGTATGGGCAACGGTATCTGAAATCACTTTTTTGATCGGATTTACATATAACCGATAAATGGCATCCTTATCAGAGATATGCTTGCCCTTAAATGAAAAGGAACCATCTTTAGCGATAGGTGACCAAGCGACAGATTGTAGCCTGTTTTCACCTTCTTCCAAACTGATCTTGCTTAGATATATTTTTTGCTCCCATTTCCCATCTTCTTCTAAGCTTGTATGACCAGATATGGCGGTTTGGGCAGATATATGTAATATATTCAGGAATAAGAGAAGAAATATGCACTGTTTTTGATTCATTTATTTCGCAATCTAATTTCTAATTGAATTTAGTATTGAACTAAATATAGTGATTCAATCAAAACTTTTCATATGAATCCAAAAGAGTTTGCATAACCTCATCCAACTCTTCCTGCACTTTGGGATCCGTACAATTCACTAAAATGGCAAATATCATTTGTTCATCGGGATATACAAAAAAGTTGGAATAGCCACCAACACCGTTACCTATATGCCCATAATACGGCCGGCCTTGTTTATCCTCACTCACTTGCCAGCCCAAGCCATAATAGGTAGATTGCCCATCAATAGTTTCAGAAGTCAAAAATTGTGATATTATCTCTTCATCCAAAATATTACCGTCCAAATAGGCTTGGCCCAGTTTGGCAATGTCCTCGGAAGTGGACAAATAACCACCACCTGCCAATTTATAAAAGTTGTTCACAGGAATGGCTTCCCTAAAACCTAACCGGTTTTTGGTATAATTTCGGCTACGCCTGTTAAAACTGTTTTTATCATCATGGCTTAGCTCACTGACCTGTTCGGCAAAAGTATTCTCCATTCCCAAGGGTTTCAACACTTTCTCCTGTACATAATTCTCAAAAAGGACTCCGCTCGCTTCCTGCATCGCCAATGAAACCAATACCCAACCATAGCTGTTGTAGTGATAGTCGGTACCGGGTTCAAAAAGTAAATCGTCATCCTTAAAAATCGCAATACTTTCTTTGATGGAATACGGCTCGTTCAGACCGTATTCCTTGCCTTGATAACCCCGAATACCCGCTGTGTGGCTCGCCAATTGCCGTATGGTAAAATCCCACCGCTTTTTTGGGTAATACGGTACATAAGTATAAAATGAAGCATCCAAATCAATGGTTTCGTCCGCTACCATATGGGCCAGAGCCGTTGCCGCTATGGGTTTGGAAACGCTTGCAATCCTAAAAATTGTTTTTTGTGGCTGTACATGGGTTTTTTGTTTCAAATCAGCATAGCCATAGCCTCTTTGGAATATTTTTCCTCCATCTCTTAAAACCGAGATAGCTAGCCCGGGAACCTTTTCATCATCTACCAAGCGTTGCATTAGCATATCTGCCTTAACAAAACCATGCAATTCAGTATTCTCACCCAGTATAGTCCGTGAAGCAAATAGGTTTTTGAGATATTTGAGAATAGGATTCATTGCCTTGATTTTGTTGTTCTGAATGTAATAAGAAATCTATGATTTAAACCAATATTTGCGGCAAGGTTTAAGGTGACAAAAACTATTTAATCCAAGAAAATCAGTCTGCCATTGAAAATTTCTTCTACCTCAATAACAGGAGGACGGTTAAAACTTTGCACATCGCCCGTACCACGAATGATACCATTGACAGAGGCTTGTGGATTAATCAACATATCATTGGACCCCCTATGGTTTAAGTTTACATTTTGAGCGATAAGATTATGGGCCTCAATGCGAGAATCGCCCGCAGCGATAGAGAGATTCAAATTTTGCACGGCACCGCTTAACTTAAAATAAGCGATACCGTTTACGGTCACACTAACGTTGGTCGAATTCAATTCCAAATCAAACTCACCATCCGTAGTTGCTGCTTCGGGCTCTATAAAACTCTCGGACAACAAAATCAAGCTTGGATAATCTAAACTACCATCACTACGTATGGTCTGACCCGTACTGCTTCGTATCTCAACAATATTGGGCGAGGTCACATAAACCGTTGTTATACCGTATTCACGAAAAAGATTACACCCGTTTTCATTTCTTACAATAAGTCTATCGCCCTCAACCACAGCGCTAACTTCTCCCCGTAGAAATTCCCCGGTCTCAATCTCGACTTTTTGGGTATCGCCTTGTTTTATAATCAGAGCTACTTTTTCAAAAACCGTTATTCTAGAAAAATTGGGTACTTCAACTTCATCCCTAATGATTTCACCAGCATTTTGAAAACAATCGGGAGCTTTTTCAGAATTGCAGGAAAGCAATAAAAGTAGTAGAATATATTTCTGTAACTTACCCATGGTGCGGGTCCCTATTTCGTTGTACTTTATAAACAATATCCTTTTTTTCATGGCTATAATCT from Costertonia aggregata harbors:
- a CDS encoding LuxR C-terminal-related transcriptional regulator, yielding MNQKQCIFLLLFLNILHISAQTAISGHTSLEEDGKWEQKIYLSKISLEEGENRLQSVAWSPIAKDGSFSFKGKHISDKDAIYRLYVNPIKKVISDTVAHTTDFILSKSDKIYFPKSKKLLGKYRSSSPADAEWQKMQKFQWALEKEKNTEDTISEAYAAKLKSYTKDSLKILLVKLIGIDQLAKKGLLDKDIAENPNYYLALLAELEESDMQPAEYRFLSRRLAYLTQKVVVQKYQWSKAIILILVIITVVLSLFVYRLKRKQNALVANLSRQEQNIRALILEGKSNKEIANELFISLSTVKTHITNIYSKLKVANRKELLERYQV
- a CDS encoding head GIN domain-containing protein translates to MKKRILFIKYNEIGTRTMGKLQKYILLLLLLSCNSEKAPDCFQNAGEIIRDEVEVPNFSRITVFEKVALIIKQGDTQKVEIETGEFLRGEVSAVVEGDRLIVRNENGCNLFREYGITTVYVTSPNIVEIRSSTGQTIRSDGSLDYPSLILLSESFIEPEAATTDGEFDLELNSTNVSVTVNGIAYFKLSGAVQNLNLSIAAGDSRIEAHNLIAQNVNLNHRGSNDMLINPQASVNGIIRGTGDVQSFNRPPVIEVEEIFNGRLIFLD
- a CDS encoding serine hydrolase domain-containing protein, translated to MNPILKYLKNLFASRTILGENTELHGFVKADMLMQRLVDDEKVPGLAISVLRDGGKIFQRGYGYADLKQKTHVQPQKTIFRIASVSKPIAATALAHMVADETIDLDASFYTYVPYYPKKRWDFTIRQLASHTAGIRGYQGKEYGLNEPYSIKESIAIFKDDDLLFEPGTDYHYNSYGWVLVSLAMQEASGVLFENYVQEKVLKPLGMENTFAEQVSELSHDDKNSFNRRSRNYTKNRLGFREAIPVNNFYKLAGGGYLSTSEDIAKLGQAYLDGNILDEEIISQFLTSETIDGQSTYYGLGWQVSEDKQGRPYYGHIGNGVGGYSNFFVYPDEQMIFAILVNCTDPKVQEELDEVMQTLLDSYEKF